The following are encoded in a window of Thermococcus sp. MV5 genomic DNA:
- a CDS encoding biotin/lipoyl-containing protein, whose product MPKLGLTMETGVIREWLKKLGDRVEEGEVIAIVESEKLTGEIKAPVAGILAEVLYEEGDEVPVGEVVAYLEVSEK is encoded by the coding sequence ATGCCGAAATTGGGGCTTACTATGGAAACGGGAGTTATAAGAGAATGGCTTAAGAAATTAGGTGACCGCGTGGAAGAAGGTGAAGTTATTGCTATAGTGGAGAGTGAAAAGTTAACTGGGGAGATTAAGGCCCCTGTGGCAGGTATATTGGCTGAGGTTCTCTATGAAGAGGGGGATGAAGTCCCCGTGGGAGAAGTCGTGGCATATTTGGAGGTGTCTGAAAAATGA
- a CDS encoding lipoyl domain-containing protein, producing the protein MEIEVKVPIVSQEDKKGVVNQWYKKDGDVVEEGEEIAEVMIEKVVVIVKAPASGKLKILVPENEEVSQGQVIALVETS; encoded by the coding sequence ATGGAAATTGAAGTCAAAGTTCCAATAGTTAGTCAGGAGGATAAAAAAGGTGTGGTAAACCAGTGGTATAAGAAGGATGGAGATGTCGTAGAAGAAGGCGAGGAAATAGCTGAAGTTATGATAGAGAAAGTTGTCGTTATAGTGAAGGCTCCAGCAAGTGGAAAGCTTAAAATACTCGTCCCCGAAAACGAGGAAGTATCGCAGGGGCAGGTAATAGCACTTGTGGAGACCTCTTGA